A stretch of Cicer arietinum cultivar CDC Frontier isolate Library 1 chromosome 5, Cicar.CDCFrontier_v2.0, whole genome shotgun sequence DNA encodes these proteins:
- the LOC101497423 gene encoding proteasome subunit beta type-5-like produces the protein MKLDTSGLESFPSLISHGNDVVGEFEAPPSFELPNSNDFDGFLKEAIQMVKPAKGTTTLAFIFKEGVMVAADCQFWHRNLGIKCRLHELANKRRISVTGASKLLANILYSYRGMGLSVGTMIAGWDETGPGLYYVDSEGGRLKGTRFSVGSGSPYAYGVLDSGYKYDMSIEEASELARRAIYHATFRDGASGGVASVYYVGPTGWKKLSGDDVGELHYHYNPVTPSTVEQEMVEATGP, from the exons ATGAAGCTTGATACAAGTGGTCTCGAATCGTTTCCATCACTGATATCACATGGAAACGACGTCGTTGGAGAGTTCGAAGCACCTCCGTCATTCGAGCTTCCTAATTCCAATGAC TTCGATGGCTTCCTTAAAGAAGCTATTCAGATGGTGAAGCCTGCGAAGGGTACTACGACTCTTGCTTTTATCTTTAAGGAGGGTGTTATGGTA GCTGCTGATTGCCAATTTTGGCATAGAAATCTTGGGATCAAG TGTCGCTTGCATGAGTTGGCAAATAAAAGAAGAATTTCAGTAACAGGAGCCTCTAAGTTACTTGCAAATATTTTATACTCTTATCGTGGAATGGGGTTATCTGTTGGTACGATGATTGCTGGATGGGATGAGACG GGTCCTGGTCTATATTATGTTGATAGTGAAGGAGGAAGACTTAAAGGCACTAGATTCTCTGTTGGATCTGGTTCTCCATATGCTTATGGTGTCTTGGACAGCGG GTACAAATATGACATGTCAATTGAGGAAGCTTCTGAACTGGCTCGGCGAGCAATTTATCATGCAACATTTCGTGATGGAGCTAGTGGTGGAGTTGCTAGCG TGTACTACGTTGGACCAACTGGATGGAAGAAATTGTCTGGTGATGATGTTGGGGAACTTCACTACCATTACAACCCAGTAACCCCAAGCACCGTGGAGCAAGAAATGGTTGAGGCAACTGGACCTTGA
- the LOC101497423 gene encoding proteasome subunit beta type-5-like isoform X1, translated as MKLDTSGLESFPSLISHGNDVVGEFEAPPSFELPNSNDFDGFLKEAIQMVKPAKGTTTLAFIFKEGVMVAADSRASMGGYISSQSVKKIIEINPYMLGTMAGGAADCQFWHRNLGIKCRLHELANKRRISVTGASKLLANILYSYRGMGLSVGTMIAGWDETGPGLYYVDSEGGRLKGTRFSVGSGSPYAYGVLDSGYKYDMSIEEASELARRAIYHATFRDGASGGVASVYYVGPTGWKKLSGDDVGELHYHYNPVTPSTVEQEMVEATGP; from the exons ATGAAGCTTGATACAAGTGGTCTCGAATCGTTTCCATCACTGATATCACATGGAAACGACGTCGTTGGAGAGTTCGAAGCACCTCCGTCATTCGAGCTTCCTAATTCCAATGAC TTCGATGGCTTCCTTAAAGAAGCTATTCAGATGGTGAAGCCTGCGAAGGGTACTACGACTCTTGCTTTTATCTTTAAGGAGGGTGTTATGGTAGCTGCTGATTCTCGAGCTAGTATGGGAGGATATATAT CATCACAGTCTGTTAAGAAAATTATTGAAATCAATCCATACATGCTTGGGACAATGGCTGGAGGTGCTGCTGATTGCCAATTTTGGCATAGAAATCTTGGGATCAAG TGTCGCTTGCATGAGTTGGCAAATAAAAGAAGAATTTCAGTAACAGGAGCCTCTAAGTTACTTGCAAATATTTTATACTCTTATCGTGGAATGGGGTTATCTGTTGGTACGATGATTGCTGGATGGGATGAGACG GGTCCTGGTCTATATTATGTTGATAGTGAAGGAGGAAGACTTAAAGGCACTAGATTCTCTGTTGGATCTGGTTCTCCATATGCTTATGGTGTCTTGGACAGCGG GTACAAATATGACATGTCAATTGAGGAAGCTTCTGAACTGGCTCGGCGAGCAATTTATCATGCAACATTTCGTGATGGAGCTAGTGGTGGAGTTGCTAGCG TGTACTACGTTGGACCAACTGGATGGAAGAAATTGTCTGGTGATGATGTTGGGGAACTTCACTACCATTACAACCCAGTAACCCCAAGCACCGTGGAGCAAGAAATGGTTGAGGCAACTGGACCTTGA